In a genomic window of Mycolicibacter heraklionensis:
- a CDS encoding sulfotransferase family protein translates to MPAIHFISGLPRSGSTLLAALLRQNPRFEAGMSGPLAGLFGALLGEMSARNEFSVFIDDAKRERILHGLFDSFYADCDAEVIFDTNRGWCGWMTAISRLFPDAKVIACVRELQWVVDSIERLIQRNVFTPSSIFGFNPGGTVYTRANGVVAQDGLVGAPYDMLKQACYGAQRDRLLLVQYETLTTDPQRTMRAVYEFIGEPMFEHNFHDIDFDVTDFDERAGTPGLHTVHSEVQARPRETILPPDLFNRFLRDAFWRDPAAVPAGLRVV, encoded by the coding sequence GTGCCCGCCATTCATTTCATCTCGGGGCTGCCGCGCTCGGGTTCGACCCTGCTGGCCGCGTTGCTGCGGCAGAATCCGAGGTTTGAGGCCGGGATGTCGGGCCCGCTGGCCGGGCTGTTCGGCGCACTGCTCGGCGAGATGAGCGCCCGCAACGAATTCTCGGTGTTCATCGACGACGCGAAGCGGGAGCGGATCCTGCACGGGCTGTTCGACAGCTTCTACGCCGATTGCGACGCCGAAGTGATCTTCGATACCAACAGGGGCTGGTGCGGCTGGATGACGGCGATCTCGCGACTGTTCCCAGACGCCAAGGTGATCGCCTGTGTGCGCGAGCTGCAGTGGGTCGTCGACAGCATCGAACGGCTGATCCAGCGCAATGTCTTCACACCGTCGTCGATCTTCGGTTTCAATCCCGGCGGCACCGTTTACACCCGCGCCAACGGCGTGGTGGCGCAGGACGGGCTGGTCGGGGCGCCCTACGACATGCTCAAGCAGGCCTGTTACGGGGCGCAGCGGGACCGGCTACTGCTGGTGCAGTACGAGACCCTGACGACCGACCCGCAACGCACGATGCGCGCCGTCTACGAGTTCATCGGCGAGCCGATGTTCGAGCACAACTTCCACGACATCGACTTCGACGTCACCGACTTCGACGAACGCGCCGGCACCCCGGGGCTGCACACCGTGCACAGCGAGGTCCAGGCCCGGCCGCGCGAGACGATCTTGCCGCCGGACCTGTTCAACCGCTTCCTCCGCGACGCGTTCTGGCGCGATCCGGCGGCCGTGCCCGCGGGTTTACGGGTGGTGTAG